The following are encoded together in the Pleurocapsa sp. FMAR1 genome:
- a CDS encoding class I SAM-dependent methyltransferase: MNLKNQARELKKEVKSWVFKLQNRHKEQFNCPVCNYTGAFKDLKAATAWRKHAQCPKCRALERHRIQYLVVDQLLSKLDTSTLSMLHFAPENFFRGYFADKFGRYETADLYMPEVDHRVDLQNLPFADQSYDFVFASHVLEHIPDDLKAIAEIRRILKPKGIAILPVPLVAEQTIEYPEPNPKEEYHVRAPGLEYFERYEAYFSRVERINSDALPTKHQLYVYENRSQWPSKDCPLRLAMEGERFLDVVPICYV; the protein is encoded by the coding sequence ATGAATCTAAAAAACCAAGCAAGAGAATTAAAAAAAGAAGTCAAATCTTGGGTCTTTAAATTACAAAATCGCCATAAAGAACAATTTAATTGTCCAGTCTGCAACTACACTGGTGCTTTTAAAGATTTGAAAGCTGCTACTGCTTGGCGCAAGCACGCTCAATGTCCCAAATGTAGAGCTTTAGAAAGACATCGTATTCAATATTTAGTAGTTGACCAGTTATTATCAAAGCTCGATACTTCGACTTTGAGTATGCTTCATTTTGCGCCTGAAAATTTTTTTCGAGGTTATTTTGCCGATAAATTTGGTAGATACGAGACAGCCGATCTTTATATGCCAGAGGTAGATCATCGGGTAGATTTACAAAATCTTCCTTTTGCCGATCAAAGCTACGATTTTGTTTTTGCTTCTCATGTTTTAGAACATATTCCTGACGATTTAAAAGCGATCGCGGAAATTCGTCGTATTTTAAAACCCAAGGGAATTGCCATATTACCTGTACCTTTAGTGGCAGAGCAAACTATTGAATATCCTGAACCTAACCCTAAAGAGGAATATCATGTCCGCGCCCCTGGTCTGGAATACTTTGAACGCTACGAAGCTTACTTTAGCAGAGTTGAGCGAATTAACTCCGATGCCTTACCTACCAAACATCAGCTATATGTTTACGAAAATCGTAGCCAGTGGCCCA
- a CDS encoding glycoside hydrolase family 15 protein, whose amino-acid sequence MVNFRGQNQAFGHPGIEPRWTQGNKQGVGTAYSTSSRIWFTLWNGVITEVYYPTIDRPQIRDLQYLVSDGESFFHEEKRHLKTKIQEIDKNALGYYVTNDDPNGNYTIHKEIISDPHLPCILQHTWLTGSPEYLARLKLYALCAPHLNDGGKHNNAYVIIAAGREILVAQKDNTWLAISATVPFKRLSCGYVGHSDGWTDLADNYQMDWEFDCAEDGNVALMGELDLSEKTEFTLTIAFGNTLHRATTNLFQSLGIPFKQHKERFIDQWNRTHDQILPLEEVTQDNGKLYRNSFSVLLAHEDKQYPGAMIASLSIPWGQVKGDDSEYGGYHYVWPRDLVNSAIGALAAGETDTPLRVLIYLANSQHPDGGFAQNFYVDGEVKRRGLQLDEVAKPIMLAWHLKQAKALGQFDAYFTVISAAKYLILQSPVTQQERWEQSSGFSPATLAVTIAALICAATWAKEAGDEDTARFIEDYADFLETHIEAWTVTTEGTLDPEIQRYYIRINPADVNDPQPNENPNQGMLKIPHRHPDSQQEFPAKEIVDPSFLELVRYGIRSADDPLIVDSLKVVDKILKTETPFGPVWKRYNHDGHGQREDGSAWDGWGTGRSWTLLTGERGVYELAARRDPKPFIRAMEKMADDTALLPEQVWDAPDIPDAHMYLGTPTGSAMPLMWSHAEYIKLLRSVRDDRLFDLIPEVVERYQKTSDRWQIEVWQFNRQVAQVKPKSLLRIQCGRAFKLHWTWNDWQTIEETFSSSTNLAIYFVDIPIQKLETLLVEFTFFWSDCNSWEGRNYQVAIRCDQ is encoded by the coding sequence GAAAGTTTCTTTCATGAAGAAAAGCGTCATTTAAAAACTAAAATCCAAGAAATAGACAAAAACGCTTTAGGTTACTACGTTACTAATGACGATCCCAATGGAAATTACACAATTCACAAGGAAATTATCAGCGATCCTCACCTACCCTGTATTTTGCAGCATACTTGGCTGACTGGTAGTCCAGAATATCTCGCTCGACTAAAGCTTTATGCTCTTTGTGCGCCTCACTTGAATGATGGAGGTAAGCATAATAATGCGTATGTAATCATAGCAGCGGGACGAGAAATTTTGGTAGCCCAAAAAGACAATACTTGGCTAGCTATATCAGCCACAGTTCCTTTTAAACGTCTTTCTTGCGGTTATGTCGGACACAGCGATGGCTGGACTGACTTAGCCGATAATTATCAGATGGATTGGGAATTCGATTGCGCCGAGGATGGTAATGTGGCTTTGATGGGAGAACTCGACCTGTCAGAAAAAACTGAATTCACGCTAACAATTGCTTTTGGCAATACTCTGCACCGAGCGACAACTAATCTTTTCCAATCTTTGGGTATTCCCTTTAAACAGCACAAAGAGCGTTTTATCGACCAATGGAATCGAACTCACGATCAAATTCTGCCTTTAGAAGAAGTAACTCAAGATAACGGCAAACTTTACCGCAATAGCTTTAGTGTCTTACTCGCTCACGAAGATAAACAATATCCAGGTGCGATGATTGCCTCCCTTTCTATTCCCTGGGGGCAAGTAAAAGGAGACGATAGCGAATATGGTGGCTATCACTATGTTTGGCCACGAGATTTAGTCAACAGTGCGATCGGCGCCTTAGCAGCAGGTGAGACTGACACACCCCTAAGAGTTTTAATTTATCTAGCCAATTCCCAACATCCAGATGGGGGTTTTGCCCAAAACTTTTACGTCGATGGTGAAGTAAAGAGGCGAGGACTTCAGCTAGATGAGGTGGCAAAGCCAATTATGTTAGCCTGGCATCTCAAACAAGCCAAGGCTTTGGGTCAATTCGATGCTTATTTTACAGTAATTTCAGCAGCTAAATATTTAATTCTTCAAAGTCCCGTAACTCAACAAGAAAGATGGGAACAGTCGAGTGGGTTTTCTCCAGCTACTTTAGCCGTAACCATTGCTGCCCTTATTTGTGCTGCTACCTGGGCAAAAGAAGCTGGTGACGAGGATACAGCACGGTTTATTGAAGATTATGCCGACTTTTTGGAGACACATATCGAAGCTTGGACGGTAACTACAGAAGGTACACTAGACCCAGAGATCCAACGGTACTATATCCGCATTAATCCAGCCGACGTTAACGATCCTCAGCCCAATGAGAATCCTAACCAGGGTATGCTAAAAATTCCCCATCGCCATCCAGATTCCCAACAAGAATTTCCCGCCAAAGAAATTGTCGATCCCAGTTTTCTCGAATTAGTACGCTATGGCATTCGCTCTGCTGACGATCCTTTGATTGTAGACTCTCTTAAAGTGGTAGATAAAATACTAAAAACCGAAACTCCCTTTGGCCCTGTATGGAAACGCTATAATCACGATGGACACGGACAACGAGAAGATGGTAGTGCTTGGGATGGTTGGGGTACGGGGCGGTCTTGGACGCTACTAACAGGCGAGAGAGGAGTATACGAATTAGCAGCCCGTCGAGATCCCAAACCATTTATTCGCGCTATGGAAAAAATGGCAGACGATACGGCGTTACTACCAGAGCAAGTTTGGGATGCGCCCGATATCCCCGATGCCCATATGTACTTAGGTACACCTACAGGTTCGGCGATGCCCTTGATGTGGTCCCATGCGGAGTATATTAAATTATTGCGCTCGGTTCGTGACGATCGCCTTTTCGATTTAATTCCCGAAGTTGTCGAACGTTACCAAAAAACCAGCGATCGCTGGCAAATTGAAGTTTGGCAGTTTAATCGACAAGTGGCACAAGTCAAGCCTAAATCTTTACTGCGAATTCAGTGCGGTCGCGCATTTAAATTGCATTGGACGTGGAATGACTGGCAGACGATTGAAGAAACGTTCTCAAGTTCTACAAATTTAGCAATTTATTTTGTCGATATTCCGATTCAAAAGCTGGAAACATTATTAGTTGAGTTTACCTTTTTCTGGAGCGACTGTAATAGCTGGGAAGGACGGAACTATCAGGTTGCAATCAGATGCGATCAATAA